A region from the Inhella inkyongensis genome encodes:
- the nadB gene encoding L-aspartate oxidase: protein MNPAPNTAPPVVIIGAGLAGLTVALHLADHMPVQVLAKRELGEAATAWAQGGIVGVLGSDDSIDSHVRDTADAGAGLVDEVTARFIAERSAQAVEWLVAQGVPFTPDAGGPLGLHLTREGGHAVRRIAHAADATGKAIHDALLAKAQAHPNIKLRQRWMAVDLITHRHLKEESPRCHGVYALDIDSGRVEALAARAVVLATGGAGKVYRYTTNPDTATGDGVAMAWRAGCRVANMEFIQFHPTCLYHPQERSFLITEALRGEGGHLKLPNGERFMAAHDSRMELAPRDIVARAIDFEMKRHGVDHVWLDARHLGEDFLKSHFPTIHARCLKLGIDIAKQMIPVVPAVHFTCGGVVTDLDGRADLPGLYAVGETGYTGLHGANRLASNSLLECVVLGCSCAARIHDQPAATAQTLPGWDESQVENADEQVVIAHNWDELRLLMWNYVGIVRTTKRLERALHRIELLRAETLEYYANFRVNRDLLELRNLVDCAELIVRSALMRHESRGLHYSRDFPETLPVSFPTLLIPPTRRS from the coding sequence ATGAATCCCGCACCCAACACCGCTCCGCCGGTCGTCATCATCGGCGCCGGCCTGGCCGGACTGACCGTTGCCCTTCATCTGGCCGACCACATGCCGGTGCAGGTGCTGGCCAAGCGCGAGCTGGGCGAAGCGGCCACGGCCTGGGCCCAGGGTGGCATCGTTGGTGTGCTGGGCAGCGACGACTCCATCGACAGCCATGTGCGCGATACGGCGGACGCCGGCGCCGGTCTGGTCGATGAGGTGACGGCCCGCTTCATTGCTGAACGCAGCGCGCAGGCGGTGGAATGGCTGGTGGCGCAGGGCGTGCCCTTCACACCCGATGCCGGCGGCCCGCTGGGCCTGCACCTGACGCGCGAGGGCGGGCATGCGGTGCGGCGCATTGCCCACGCGGCCGATGCCACGGGCAAGGCCATCCACGATGCCCTGCTGGCCAAGGCGCAGGCGCATCCGAACATCAAACTGCGGCAGCGCTGGATGGCGGTGGACCTGATCACCCACCGGCATCTGAAGGAAGAGTCGCCGCGCTGCCATGGCGTGTATGCGCTGGATATTGACAGTGGCCGCGTCGAGGCCCTGGCTGCGCGCGCGGTGGTGCTGGCCACGGGTGGCGCGGGCAAGGTCTATCGCTACACCACCAATCCGGACACGGCCACCGGCGACGGTGTGGCCATGGCCTGGCGCGCCGGCTGCCGGGTGGCGAACATGGAGTTCATCCAGTTCCACCCCACTTGCCTCTACCACCCGCAGGAACGCAGTTTCCTGATCACCGAGGCGCTGCGAGGCGAGGGGGGGCATCTGAAGCTGCCAAATGGCGAGCGCTTCATGGCGGCGCATGACTCGCGTATGGAGCTGGCCCCGCGCGACATCGTGGCGCGCGCCATTGACTTCGAGATGAAGCGCCACGGCGTAGACCATGTGTGGCTGGATGCCCGTCATCTGGGCGAAGACTTCCTCAAGAGCCATTTCCCCACCATCCACGCACGCTGCCTGAAGTTGGGTATCGACATTGCCAAGCAGATGATCCCGGTGGTGCCCGCCGTGCACTTCACCTGCGGTGGCGTGGTGACGGACCTCGACGGCCGTGCTGATTTGCCGGGGCTGTATGCGGTGGGCGAGACGGGCTACACCGGCCTGCATGGCGCCAATCGGCTGGCCAGCAACTCACTGCTGGAATGCGTGGTGCTGGGCTGCAGCTGTGCGGCGCGCATCCATGACCAGCCCGCCGCCACAGCCCAGACCCTGCCGGGCTGGGACGAGAGCCAGGTGGAGAACGCCGACGAGCAGGTCGTCATTGCCCACAACTGGGACGAGCTGCGCCTCTTGATGTGGAACTATGTGGGCATCGTGCGCACCACCAAGCGCTTGGAGCGGGCCTTGCACCGCATCGAGCTGTTGCGCGCCGAGACCCTGGAGTACTACGCCAACTTCCGCGTCAACCGCGATCTGCTGGAGTTGCGCAATCTGGTGGACTGCGCTGAGCTCATCGTGCGCTCGGCCTTGATGCGGCATGAGAGCCGGGGCTTGCACTACAGCCGCGACTTCCCCGAAACCCTGCCGGTCAGCTTCCCGACGCTGCTGATCCCGCCCACCCGGCGTTCTTGA
- a CDS encoding DUF2804 domain-containing protein — MATSLPPAPGHGVADGAPLIGRYAGSPAQFDWRGLRAPWQHGPLWTRLHHKRWHYVGIASSELFIGLAIVDLGWTATAFAYLFDRAQGRLLGDWSQDALPGLQVQIADAPLHGARARFRGLGSRLQLEEARGQLQLAVDVRGLKVQATLDLPTAPPLLAIGPIDGGSVHGTVKTTAMKIKGWAEAGGRRFALDQALAALDASNGLLARHTAWRWASAHGKNIGLNLQQGYFGTQENALWLDGDLIPLGAAHFEFDPAHPMQPWRIHTADGLLDLQFTPEGLRAEDRNLLIAASHYVQPIGRFNGWVRAAPGAPQRTVADLLGVTEDHRSRW; from the coding sequence ATGGCGACTTCCCTCCCCCCAGCCCCTGGCCACGGCGTGGCCGACGGCGCCCCCTTGATCGGCCGCTACGCCGGCAGCCCGGCCCAATTCGACTGGCGCGGCTTGCGTGCCCCATGGCAGCACGGCCCACTCTGGACGCGCCTGCATCACAAGCGCTGGCATTACGTTGGCATCGCCAGCTCGGAGCTCTTCATCGGCCTGGCCATCGTCGATCTGGGCTGGACGGCCACCGCCTTCGCCTATCTGTTTGACCGCGCCCAGGGGCGGTTGCTGGGCGATTGGAGCCAGGACGCCCTGCCCGGCCTGCAGGTGCAGATTGCCGATGCGCCACTGCACGGCGCACGGGCTCGGTTTCGCGGCCTCGGCAGCCGGCTGCAGTTGGAAGAAGCCAGAGGCCAGTTGCAACTGGCCGTGGATGTGCGCGGCCTGAAAGTGCAGGCCACGCTGGACCTGCCCACCGCCCCACCCTTGCTCGCCATCGGGCCCATTGATGGGGGGAGCGTGCATGGCACCGTCAAAACCACCGCCATGAAGATCAAGGGCTGGGCCGAGGCCGGCGGCCGGCGCTTTGCGCTCGACCAGGCCTTGGCCGCGTTGGATGCTTCCAATGGCCTGCTGGCGCGCCACACCGCCTGGCGCTGGGCCAGCGCGCACGGCAAAAACATCGGCCTGAACCTGCAGCAGGGCTACTTTGGCACGCAGGAAAACGCGCTCTGGCTGGACGGCGACCTGATCCCGCTGGGCGCCGCCCACTTCGAGTTCGACCCTGCGCACCCCATGCAGCCCTGGCGCATTCACACTGCGGATGGCTTGCTGGATCTGCAGTTCACGCCCGAAGGCCTGCGCGCCGAGGACCGCAACCTCCTCATCGCCGCCAGCCACTATGTCCAGCCCATCGGGCGCTTCAACGGCTGGGTGCGCGCCGCGCCTGGCGCGCCCCAACGCACGGTCGCCGACCTGCTGGGCGTGACCGAGGACCACCGCTCGCGCTGGTAG
- a CDS encoding M2 family metallopeptidase, with protein sequence MIRRPLLAQWAVLVALALSTGAALAEPTAAQARSFIQAAETRLEDLAIRAQRAQWVADNFITVDTELISSQASEQLIKASGELALAARRFKGLKLGAIEARKLGLLQLSGYLSQAADRERLTRLLAGMNGAYGRGKSCPQDGPLKPATPGDCLDLGALEQVMAESRDPAALKQAWLGWHEVARSYKDDYVAYTALANQGARAMGYRDNGALWRSGYDMPEQAFAADMERLWRQVQPLYAELLRYARFKLRQTYGRDLVPAQGPIPAHLFGNLWSQSWEYLYPLLRPEGSAPGFDLSRVLAQRPVSPKEMVRIGEGFYTSLGLEPLPPSFWERSLFVKPQDREVVCHASAWNLTESDDPRIKMCIRPTDEDFLTIHHELGHVYYDLAYRQQSKLFRAGANDGFHEAIGDTVALSVTPDYLRQIGLMSARDPAGDDIDALLKQALQKIAFLPFAYLVDQWRWQVYGGQVKPEDFDASWWRLREQVQGVSRPEPARPGGFDAGAKYHVASDTSYARYFLAHLLQFQFHRALCREARQTGPLHRCSIFGSRAAGAKFQAMLQMGASKPWPEALQALTGERQVDGGALIEYFAPLQTWLGRENARLQSLDPEVRP encoded by the coding sequence GAACCCACGGCCGCGCAGGCGCGCTCATTCATCCAGGCCGCCGAAACCCGGCTGGAAGACCTGGCCATCCGTGCGCAACGCGCCCAATGGGTGGCCGACAACTTCATCACGGTCGACACCGAGCTCATCAGCTCGCAGGCCAGTGAGCAACTCATCAAGGCCAGCGGCGAGTTGGCGCTGGCGGCGCGGCGCTTCAAGGGCCTGAAGCTGGGCGCCATTGAAGCCCGCAAGCTCGGGCTGCTGCAGCTCAGCGGCTATCTGTCGCAGGCCGCTGACCGCGAGCGCCTGACCCGGCTGCTGGCCGGCATGAATGGGGCCTATGGGCGTGGCAAGTCCTGCCCCCAGGACGGCCCGTTGAAGCCGGCCACCCCGGGCGACTGCCTGGACCTGGGCGCGCTGGAGCAGGTGATGGCCGAGAGCCGCGATCCGGCTGCGCTTAAGCAGGCTTGGCTGGGCTGGCACGAAGTGGCGCGCAGCTACAAGGATGACTATGTGGCCTACACGGCCCTGGCCAACCAGGGTGCGCGCGCCATGGGCTACCGCGACAACGGCGCGCTGTGGCGCTCGGGCTATGACATGCCGGAGCAGGCCTTCGCGGCCGATATGGAGCGGCTCTGGCGCCAGGTGCAGCCCCTCTACGCCGAGCTGCTTCGCTATGCCCGCTTCAAGTTGCGCCAGACCTATGGGCGCGACTTGGTGCCCGCGCAAGGCCCCATTCCGGCCCATCTGTTCGGCAATCTCTGGAGCCAGAGCTGGGAGTATCTGTACCCGCTGCTGCGGCCCGAGGGCTCGGCGCCGGGCTTTGATCTGTCGCGGGTGCTGGCCCAGCGGCCGGTCTCGCCCAAGGAGATGGTGCGCATCGGCGAGGGCTTCTACACCTCGCTGGGCCTGGAGCCCCTGCCGCCGAGTTTCTGGGAACGTTCGCTGTTCGTGAAGCCGCAGGACCGCGAGGTGGTCTGCCACGCCTCGGCCTGGAATCTCACCGAGTCCGACGACCCGCGCATCAAGATGTGCATCCGGCCGACGGACGAGGACTTCCTCACCATCCATCACGAGCTGGGCCATGTCTATTACGACCTGGCCTACCGCCAGCAGAGCAAGCTGTTCCGCGCCGGTGCCAACGATGGCTTTCACGAGGCGATTGGCGACACCGTCGCTCTATCGGTCACGCCGGACTATCTGCGGCAGATCGGTCTGATGTCGGCCCGCGATCCGGCAGGCGATGACATTGACGCGCTACTGAAGCAGGCGCTGCAGAAGATTGCCTTCCTGCCCTTTGCCTATCTCGTTGATCAGTGGCGTTGGCAGGTCTACGGCGGCCAGGTGAAGCCCGAGGACTTTGACGCCAGCTGGTGGCGGCTGCGTGAACAGGTGCAGGGCGTGAGCCGGCCCGAGCCGGCGCGCCCCGGTGGCTTTGATGCCGGCGCGAAGTACCACGTGGCCAGCGATACCTCCTACGCGCGCTACTTCCTGGCCCATCTGCTGCAGTTTCAGTTCCACCGCGCGCTGTGCCGGGAAGCCAGGCAGACTGGACCGCTGCACCGCTGCTCGATCTTTGGCAGCCGCGCGGCCGGCGCCAAATTCCAGGCCATGCTGCAGATGGGGGCGAGCAAGCCCTGGCCCGAGGCCCTGCAGGCCCTGACCGGCGAGCGCCAGGTGGATGGCGGCGCGCTAATCGAATACTTCGCCCCGCTGCAGACCTGGTTAGGGCGCGAGAACGCGCGGCTGCAAAGCCTGGATCCCGAGGTGCGGCCTTGA